In Eucalyptus grandis isolate ANBG69807.140 chromosome 4, ASM1654582v1, whole genome shotgun sequence, the following proteins share a genomic window:
- the LOC104440852 gene encoding pentatricopeptide repeat-containing protein At4g18975, chloroplastic isoform X2, which yields MRLLSKERTSVFPMSRETITEMGSLYQILKPLPSWKGIVLRRKKGKERHFWQKRDSAGSGRKAHNLVRIISDLPHEKEAVYRALDKWTAWEVEFPLVAVVKALKKLKSRNQWLRVIQVAKWMLGKGQGTTMATYDTLLLAFDVDGRVDEAESLWNMILHTHTRSISKRLFSRMISLYDHHDMQDKIIEVFADMEELGVRPDEDTVRRIARAFGRLGLEEKQKLFLKRYQCKWKYIHFNGERVKVSRHTLEEDE from the exons ATGCGTTTGCTGTCCAAGGAAAG GACATCAGTCTTTCCCATGTCAAGGGAAACCATAACAGAGATGGGGAGTCTTTATCAAATTCTCAAGCCATTACCAAGTTG GAAAGGCATAGTGTtaagaaggaagaagggaaaggaGCGCCACTTTTGGCAAAAAAGGGATTCAGCTGGGTCTGGTCGAAAGGCTCACAATCTTGTGAGAATT ATTTCTGATCTTCCCCATGAGAAAGAGGCTGTTTATAGAGCATTGGATAAATGGACAGCTTGGGAGGTGGAGTTTCCCTTGGTTGCCGTAGTAAAGgctttgaaaaaattgaaaagtagaaaTCAATGGCTGCGAGTGATTCAG GTTGCAAAGTGGATGTTGGGCAAAGGTCAGGGAACAACAATGGCAACATATGATACCTTACTGCTGGCATTTGATGTGGATGGGAGGGTAGATGAGGCTGAATCATTGTGGAACATGATCTTGCACACGCATACGCGCTCAATCTCAAAGCGGTTATTTTCTAGGATGATCTCTTTGTATGATCACCATGACATGCAAGATAAAATAATAGAG GTCTTTGCGGACATGGAAGAGTTGGGCGTGAGGCCAGATGAAGATACTGTCAGGAGAATAGCACGTGCCTTTGGGAGACTTGGTctagaagaaaagcaaaagctgTTTCTTAAAAGATACCAATGTAAGTGGAAGTACATCCATTTCAATGGGGAGCGTGTCAAAGTGAGTAGGCACACTTTGGAGGAAGACGAATAA
- the LOC104440852 gene encoding pentatricopeptide repeat-containing protein At4g18975, chloroplastic isoform X1: protein MDCQNLISHHFYRPGLSQIKIDGVALPLHYGFRSSRISLNRKPDAFAVQGKDISLSHVKGNHNRDGESLSNSQAITKKGIVLRRKKGKERHFWQKRDSAGSGRKAHNLVRIISDLPHEKEAVYRALDKWTAWEVEFPLVAVVKALKKLKSRNQWLRVIQVAKWMLGKGQGTTMATYDTLLLAFDVDGRVDEAESLWNMILHTHTRSISKRLFSRMISLYDHHDMQDKIIEVFADMEELGVRPDEDTVRRIARAFGRLGLEEKQKLFLKRYQCKWKYIHFNGERVKVSRHTLEEDE from the exons ATGGACTGTCAGAACTTAATTTCTCACCATTTCTACCGTCCAGGCTTAAGTCAG ATCAAGATTGATGGAGTAGCATTACCGTTGCATTATGGATTTAGAAGTTCAAGAATCTCCTTAAATCGAAAGCCAGATGCGTTTGCTGTCCAAGGAAAG GACATCAGTCTTTCCCATGTCAAGGGAAACCATAACAGAGATGGGGAGTCTTTATCAAATTCTCAAGCCATTACCAA GAAAGGCATAGTGTtaagaaggaagaagggaaaggaGCGCCACTTTTGGCAAAAAAGGGATTCAGCTGGGTCTGGTCGAAAGGCTCACAATCTTGTGAGAATT ATTTCTGATCTTCCCCATGAGAAAGAGGCTGTTTATAGAGCATTGGATAAATGGACAGCTTGGGAGGTGGAGTTTCCCTTGGTTGCCGTAGTAAAGgctttgaaaaaattgaaaagtagaaaTCAATGGCTGCGAGTGATTCAG GTTGCAAAGTGGATGTTGGGCAAAGGTCAGGGAACAACAATGGCAACATATGATACCTTACTGCTGGCATTTGATGTGGATGGGAGGGTAGATGAGGCTGAATCATTGTGGAACATGATCTTGCACACGCATACGCGCTCAATCTCAAAGCGGTTATTTTCTAGGATGATCTCTTTGTATGATCACCATGACATGCAAGATAAAATAATAGAG GTCTTTGCGGACATGGAAGAGTTGGGCGTGAGGCCAGATGAAGATACTGTCAGGAGAATAGCACGTGCCTTTGGGAGACTTGGTctagaagaaaagcaaaagctgTTTCTTAAAAGATACCAATGTAAGTGGAAGTACATCCATTTCAATGGGGAGCGTGTCAAAGTGAGTAGGCACACTTTGGAGGAAGACGAATAA
- the LOC104440852 gene encoding pentatricopeptide repeat-containing protein At4g18975, chloroplastic isoform X3: MSRETITEMGSLYQILKPLPSWKGIVLRRKKGKERHFWQKRDSAGSGRKAHNLVRIISDLPHEKEAVYRALDKWTAWEVEFPLVAVVKALKKLKSRNQWLRVIQVAKWMLGKGQGTTMATYDTLLLAFDVDGRVDEAESLWNMILHTHTRSISKRLFSRMISLYDHHDMQDKIIEVFADMEELGVRPDEDTVRRIARAFGRLGLEEKQKLFLKRYQCKWKYIHFNGERVKVSRHTLEEDE; the protein is encoded by the exons ATGTCAAGGGAAACCATAACAGAGATGGGGAGTCTTTATCAAATTCTCAAGCCATTACCAAGTTG GAAAGGCATAGTGTtaagaaggaagaagggaaaggaGCGCCACTTTTGGCAAAAAAGGGATTCAGCTGGGTCTGGTCGAAAGGCTCACAATCTTGTGAGAATT ATTTCTGATCTTCCCCATGAGAAAGAGGCTGTTTATAGAGCATTGGATAAATGGACAGCTTGGGAGGTGGAGTTTCCCTTGGTTGCCGTAGTAAAGgctttgaaaaaattgaaaagtagaaaTCAATGGCTGCGAGTGATTCAG GTTGCAAAGTGGATGTTGGGCAAAGGTCAGGGAACAACAATGGCAACATATGATACCTTACTGCTGGCATTTGATGTGGATGGGAGGGTAGATGAGGCTGAATCATTGTGGAACATGATCTTGCACACGCATACGCGCTCAATCTCAAAGCGGTTATTTTCTAGGATGATCTCTTTGTATGATCACCATGACATGCAAGATAAAATAATAGAG GTCTTTGCGGACATGGAAGAGTTGGGCGTGAGGCCAGATGAAGATACTGTCAGGAGAATAGCACGTGCCTTTGGGAGACTTGGTctagaagaaaagcaaaagctgTTTCTTAAAAGATACCAATGTAAGTGGAAGTACATCCATTTCAATGGGGAGCGTGTCAAAGTGAGTAGGCACACTTTGGAGGAAGACGAATAA